A portion of the Pseudomonas sp. PSE14 genome contains these proteins:
- a CDS encoding TetR/AcrR family transcriptional regulator, with translation MFRFDSLGQVNVKCAAVKDEAGHWMIPQDLKMRREPRQQRTLEIVRKIEQATLALLKEGGMPLLNTNAIAERSGIDISSLYRFFPNKEAIVYRLGQQWLDAIRAREKAIFESGLGLIETWDALGEMIDEVEQEFSGYGALWQAMDAIPELCDLEAEHEAFQLDNMRVLLRKHGCQWPEKELLELLRYLYRTWDVVKQGSIEQGEARGLMWRAHQKWQYRLLLLAVSTSGAAEFERELQV, from the coding sequence TTGTTCCGGTTTGACTCTCTCGGGCAGGTCAATGTGAAATGCGCGGCAGTGAAAGATGAGGCTGGGCATTGGATGATTCCGCAAGACTTGAAGATGCGCCGCGAGCCGCGCCAGCAGCGCACCCTGGAAATCGTCAGGAAGATCGAGCAGGCAACGCTGGCGTTACTCAAGGAGGGCGGCATGCCCCTGCTGAACACCAATGCCATTGCCGAGCGCTCCGGCATCGACATCAGCTCGCTCTACCGCTTTTTCCCCAACAAGGAAGCGATCGTGTATCGCCTGGGGCAGCAATGGCTGGACGCTATTCGCGCTCGGGAAAAGGCTATTTTCGAGAGCGGACTGGGCCTGATCGAAACCTGGGACGCGCTGGGTGAAATGATCGATGAGGTCGAGCAGGAGTTCTCCGGCTACGGCGCCCTCTGGCAGGCCATGGATGCGATTCCGGAGCTGTGCGACCTGGAGGCGGAGCATGAGGCCTTTCAACTCGACAACATGCGGGTGCTGCTGAGAAAGCATGGTTGCCAGTGGCCGGAGAAGGAGCTGCTGGAATTGCTGCGCTACCTCTATCGCACCTGGGATGTGGTCAAGCAGGGCAGCATCGAACAAGGCGAAGCGCGCGGGCTGATGTGGCGTGCGCATCAGAAGTGGCAGTATCGGCTGCTGCTGTTGGCGGTCAGCACTTCGGGAGCGGCCGAGTTCGAACGCGAACTGCAGGTGTGA
- a CDS encoding amidohydrolase family protein, producing the protein MRLKPKQHLTLSSLVLLSGLAGCSQTPAPDAGNPDNTVYLNGQIYTQDAQRRKVEAIAVSNDKFVYAGSREGAEGFISQGYRVVDLGGKMVLPGLHDNHIHVMGVVPLDVCDLEGKSVNLDQLASKVKECLPRYASEPGAWLKIEQWVPYENNEPTDTYKTIRQALDAVADGHPIVLSGVDGHASAYNSKALSMAQDDSGKVVGFNAKSLGKGGVFAELAPYVSLDSGVVRDAAKEKIPVGSFDMFAQEVGDPRGEAIYGAILPKVANVMAQSGITSIQDACANDFIREQLVKMQQQNLLNMHVTAATCFISDDYKGKVDIVGHLKKAREVRDSFAGNPLIKADAVKIFADGVLEGDPFSKPPFSPNAGMLHHYQKPHLKQDEETGAVTVTQDSEETKNNGIVNYKEEDFKNYASALDADGFSIHVHSVGDRATRVTIDALEAARQRNGDRHIPHTIAHLQMVHPDDQKRLGELGTYLTYTYAWINEQPEYDILITPFLEPSKKGQDINDLLYNPKNYTWNAVYPVGNTAKAGAVLVAGSDAPVDTRDPRPFMNIAAGITRAIPGKPAYNPEQSATLEQMLDAYTINGARAVRQEKLMGSIEPGKSADFIVLDRNLFDLVQQGTPEKIAETQVMQTVFRGKTVYSQ; encoded by the coding sequence ATGCGGCTCAAACCAAAACAACACCTGACGCTGTCCTCCCTCGTCCTGCTCTCCGGGCTCGCCGGATGCAGCCAGACGCCAGCCCCGGACGCCGGCAACCCTGACAACACGGTGTACCTGAACGGTCAGATCTATACCCAGGATGCCCAGCGCCGGAAGGTCGAAGCCATCGCCGTGTCGAATGACAAGTTCGTCTATGCCGGTAGCCGGGAAGGCGCGGAGGGCTTCATCAGCCAGGGGTATCGCGTGGTCGACCTGGGCGGCAAGATGGTCCTGCCCGGTCTGCACGACAACCACATTCACGTCATGGGTGTCGTCCCGCTGGACGTCTGCGACCTCGAAGGCAAGAGCGTCAACCTCGATCAACTGGCCAGCAAGGTGAAGGAGTGCCTGCCGCGCTACGCCAGCGAGCCGGGCGCCTGGCTGAAGATCGAGCAGTGGGTTCCCTACGAGAACAACGAGCCGACCGATACCTACAAGACCATCCGCCAGGCGCTGGATGCAGTGGCTGACGGCCATCCGATCGTCCTTTCCGGTGTCGACGGCCACGCCAGCGCCTACAACTCGAAGGCCTTGAGCATGGCGCAGGACGACAGCGGCAAGGTCGTTGGCTTCAACGCGAAAAGCCTGGGCAAGGGCGGCGTGTTCGCCGAGCTCGCGCCCTATGTCAGCCTGGACAGCGGGGTGGTCCGCGATGCGGCCAAGGAAAAGATTCCGGTCGGCAGCTTCGACATGTTCGCCCAGGAAGTAGGTGATCCGCGCGGCGAAGCCATTTACGGCGCCATCCTGCCGAAGGTCGCGAACGTCATGGCGCAAAGCGGCATCACCAGCATCCAGGATGCCTGTGCCAACGATTTCATCCGCGAGCAACTGGTGAAGATGCAGCAGCAGAACCTGCTGAACATGCACGTCACGGCTGCCACCTGTTTCATCTCCGATGACTACAAGGGCAAGGTGGATATCGTCGGGCACCTGAAAAAGGCTCGGGAAGTCCGCGACTCCTTTGCCGGCAATCCGCTGATCAAGGCGGATGCGGTGAAGATCTTTGCCGACGGTGTGCTCGAAGGCGACCCCTTCAGCAAGCCGCCGTTCTCACCCAACGCCGGCATGCTGCATCACTACCAGAAACCCCACCTCAAGCAGGATGAAGAGACCGGCGCCGTCACCGTCACCCAGGATAGCGAGGAGACGAAGAACAACGGCATCGTCAATTACAAGGAGGAAGACTTCAAGAATTACGCCAGTGCGCTGGATGCCGATGGCTTCAGCATCCATGTCCATAGCGTAGGCGACCGTGCCACTCGTGTGACGATCGATGCGCTGGAGGCTGCCCGGCAGCGCAATGGCGACCGCCACATCCCGCACACCATTGCCCACCTGCAGATGGTCCATCCGGATGACCAGAAACGTCTGGGCGAGTTGGGCACCTACCTCACCTACACCTACGCCTGGATCAACGAGCAACCCGAGTACGACATACTGATCACCCCATTCCTCGAACCGAGCAAGAAAGGCCAGGACATCAACGACCTGCTCTACAACCCGAAGAATTACACCTGGAATGCCGTTTACCCTGTCGGCAATACCGCCAAGGCTGGCGCTGTGCTGGTGGCGGGGAGCGATGCTCCGGTGGATACGCGCGACCCGCGGCCTTTCATGAACATCGCTGCCGGCATCACCCGCGCCATCCCCGGCAAGCCGGCCTACAACCCTGAGCAGAGCGCCACGCTGGAACAGATGCTGGACGCCTACACCATCAACGGTGCTCGCGCTGTTCGCCAGGAAAAGCTCATGGGTTCGATCGAGCCGGGCAAGTCCGCCGACTTCATCGTTCTGGACCGAAACCTGTTCGATCTGGTTCAGCAGGGCACCCCGGAAAAGATTGCCGAGACTCAGGTCATGCAGACGGTGTTTCGTGGCAAGACGGTCTACAGCCAATAG
- a CDS encoding DNA-binding protein, translating to MKVEESFSPDLIEGKYYLTPKRFAQLIGMSDRLAVVQQWIDLGEVPSRMIGGHRLVDLSAMLKRTVPHR from the coding sequence ATGAAAGTGGAAGAATCGTTCTCCCCGGACCTCATCGAAGGCAAGTACTACCTGACACCCAAGCGTTTTGCTCAATTGATCGGCATGAGTGACCGGCTGGCCGTAGTGCAGCAATGGATCGACCTCGGCGAGGTGCCGTCACGCATGATCGGCGGTCATCGCCTTGTGGACCTGAGTGCGATGCTCAAGCGCACCGTCCCCCATCGATGA